The nucleotide window GACCTTGATTAGCAATCTTGATTAAGTATTGACCATATTGATTTTTCTTTAAAGGCTCAGCAAGTTCAATTAACTTTTTATTTGAAATATAACCCATTTTGTAGGCAATCTCTTCAAGGCAAGCAATTTTTAAAGATTGTCTCTTTTCAACTGTTTCAATAAACTGTGATGCTTCTAATAAAGAGGCATGCGTTCCAGTGTCAAGCCATGCGTAGCCGCGGCCAAGAAGCTCCACACTTAGCTCCCCCATTTCAAGGTATGCCTTATTGATATCAGTAATTTCAAGCTCACCTCGTGGGGATGGCTGAATGTTTTTCGCAATATTTACAACACGATTGTCATAAAAATAAAGACCTGTAACAGCATAATTCGATTTTGGAATGTCTGGCTTTTCTTCAATCGATACCGCTTTGCCTTGATCATCAAATTCAACCACGCCGAATCTTTCTGGGTCGTTTACATAATAACCGAAAACAGTTGCACCTGTTTCCCGGGCAGTAGCTTTTCTTAATAAATCAGTTAATCCATGTCCATAAAAAATATTATCACCAAGCACTAATGCGACGCTATCATCAGCGATAAACTCATCACCTAAAATAAATGCTTGTGCTAACCCGCCAGGATCCGGCTGGATTTTATATGTAAAATTCATTCCTAAATCAGAACCATCACCTAAGATTTGTTCGAATCGCGCTGTATCCTCCGGTGTAGAGATAATCAG belongs to Neobacillus sp. OS1-2 and includes:
- the rfbA gene encoding glucose-1-phosphate thymidylyltransferase RfbA; its protein translation is MKGIILAGGSGTRLYPLTKVVSKQLLPVYDKPMIYYPLSVLMLAGIKDILIISTPEDTARFEQILGDGSDLGMNFTYKIQPDPGGLAQAFILGDEFIADDSVALVLGDNIFYGHGLTDLLRKATARETGATVFGYYVNDPERFGVVEFDDQGKAVSIEEKPDIPKSNYAVTGLYFYDNRVVNIAKNIQPSPRGELEITDINKAYLEMGELSVELLGRGYAWLDTGTHASLLEASQFIETVEKRQSLKIACLEEIAYKMGYISNKKLIELAEPLKKNQYGQYLIKIANQGQ